From Thermosipho africanus Ob7, the proteins below share one genomic window:
- the rnr gene encoding ribonuclease R, which produces MINKKKLESFFNSSSYKPMIQKEIYNALKIKNKDEKKIVRKLLKELQNEGKIYKDSKGRYKVIGKNMIVGTIEFTRNGTMAFVWTENGEEIAVPAEKAGRAIHKDKVVVEITGKWYDIPEGRVVKILDHGLKKVVGTFQPIGRAAFIIPDDPKIQYDFYVPIEFFNNAKPGEKVVGKIIKYPTPTKNPVAKIIEVLGYADDPATDFPTVVVKHDLPLEFPDKVLKEASKIPDRILEKDLRNRKDFRNEIVVTIDGPDAKDFDDAVSVKKLKNDNYLLGVHIADVSHYVKEGSELDKEAFKRGTSVYLIDRVLPMLPFKLSHGICSLVQGEDRLVMSLVMEIDREGNVVDFEVAPGVIRSHRRLVYDDVNALFKGDKVAFNKIGDLYDQLILMKELKDVLRNARKRRGAILDIEGGEVKIILDEKGNTIDIIPRERGEAEVIIEEFMIKANETIAELFYNFDLPFVYRIHEKPDPDTIIQLKNYLSAIGISFKVPKKITSKLLQELLEKTKNHPLRGSIERLLVRSMKRAVYSANNIGHFGLASYAYTHFTSPIRRYPDLVVHRLIKQFLSTNGKLTKKEITKLNDKLSKIAVHSSKRERVADEAEWDYTALKKIDYISKHIGETFDVVVTAVTKFGLFVEIIDKNISGLIHISTLDDYFLYDEERSILIGSHTGKVFKIGDKLKAKVVNANKTRMQIDFEIAKSEA; this is translated from the coding sequence ATGATTAACAAAAAGAAATTAGAAAGTTTTTTTAATTCAAGTAGTTATAAACCAATGATACAAAAAGAAATTTATAATGCCTTGAAAATTAAAAATAAAGATGAAAAGAAAATTGTTAGAAAATTACTTAAAGAATTACAAAATGAAGGAAAAATATATAAAGATTCAAAAGGAAGATACAAAGTTATAGGAAAGAACATGATTGTTGGAACAATTGAGTTTACAAGAAATGGGACTATGGCTTTTGTTTGGACTGAAAACGGAGAAGAAATTGCAGTTCCAGCTGAAAAGGCAGGAAGAGCCATTCATAAAGATAAGGTTGTTGTAGAAATTACAGGAAAATGGTACGACATACCAGAAGGAAGAGTTGTAAAAATTTTAGATCATGGCTTAAAAAAAGTTGTTGGAACCTTTCAGCCTATTGGCAGGGCTGCTTTTATAATACCAGATGATCCTAAAATCCAATATGATTTTTACGTTCCCATTGAATTTTTCAATAATGCAAAACCAGGGGAAAAAGTTGTTGGAAAGATAATTAAGTATCCAACGCCAACTAAAAATCCTGTAGCCAAAATTATAGAAGTCTTGGGATATGCCGATGATCCGGCAACTGATTTTCCTACTGTAGTTGTTAAACATGATCTTCCACTTGAATTTCCAGATAAGGTATTAAAAGAAGCATCTAAAATTCCAGATAGGATTTTAGAAAAAGACCTTAGAAATAGAAAAGATTTTAGAAATGAAATTGTAGTTACTATTGATGGACCTGATGCCAAAGATTTTGACGATGCAGTTAGTGTTAAAAAATTAAAAAATGATAATTATTTACTTGGTGTACATATTGCCGATGTTTCTCATTATGTAAAAGAAGGAAGTGAATTAGATAAAGAAGCATTTAAAAGAGGAACGAGTGTTTATTTAATAGATAGAGTTCTTCCAATGCTTCCTTTTAAGTTATCTCATGGTATCTGTAGTCTAGTACAAGGTGAAGATAGGTTAGTTATGTCACTTGTTATGGAAATAGATAGAGAAGGAAACGTTGTAGATTTTGAAGTTGCACCAGGTGTAATTAGAAGCCATAGAAGATTAGTATATGACGATGTAAATGCTTTATTTAAGGGCGATAAAGTAGCCTTTAATAAAATCGGTGATTTGTATGACCAACTTATTTTAATGAAAGAATTAAAAGATGTTCTAAGAAATGCAAGAAAAAGACGTGGGGCGATTTTAGATATTGAAGGTGGAGAAGTAAAAATAATCCTAGATGAAAAGGGGAACACAATTGATATTATACCAAGAGAGAGGGGAGAAGCCGAGGTAATTATAGAAGAATTCATGATAAAGGCTAATGAGACAATTGCAGAATTGTTCTATAATTTTGATTTGCCTTTCGTATACAGGATTCACGAAAAACCTGATCCAGATACAATAATTCAATTAAAAAATTATCTTTCTGCAATAGGTATTAGCTTTAAAGTTCCAAAAAAAATAACGTCAAAACTTTTACAAGAACTTTTAGAAAAAACTAAAAACCATCCACTTCGTGGAAGTATAGAAAGACTTCTTGTAAGATCTATGAAAAGGGCTGTATATTCTGCAAACAATATTGGACATTTCGGCTTAGCATCCTATGCTTATACACATTTTACATCTCCTATTAGAAGATACCCAGATCTAGTTGTTCATAGATTAATAAAGCAATTTTTATCAACAAATGGCAAATTAACTAAAAAGGAAATTACAAAACTAAATGATAAACTATCAAAAATTGCGGTACATTCAAGTAAGAGGGAGAGAGTAGCAGATGAAGCAGAGTGGGATTATACGGCTTTGAAGAAAATTGACTATATATCAAAACATATTGGCGAGACATTTGATGTAGTAGTTACTGCAGTAACAAAATTTGGATTATTTGTAGAAATCATAGATAAAAACATATCCGGATTAATTCATATTTCAACTTTAGATGATTACTTTCTTTATGACGAAGAAAGAAGTATCTTAATTGGTTCACACACTGGAAAAGTATTCAAAATTGGTGACAAATTAAAAGCAAAAGTTGTAAATGCAAACAAAACAAGAATGCAAATAGACTTTGAAATAGCAAAAAGTGAGGCTTAA
- the ligA gene encoding NAD-dependent DNA ligase LigA, whose product MDKKKFKEEIEKLREEIEYHNYRYYVLADPVISDEEYDKLLKRLIELEKKYPEFYSPTSPTQKVGGKVLDGFKKVMHSIPMLSLDNTYNEEEIKEFDERIKKLLGVNEVEYVCELKIDGISVALRYENGQFVTALSRGDGIEGEDISENVKKIKSIPLRLFKNLTIEVRGEIFMPVKEFEKYNKIAEEEGLQPFANPRNATAGTIRQLDSSIVAKRNLDSFIYYVVNPEIYGLKTQWEALKFLKEIGFKTNPYSRLCHDVNCVIDFWKEMTKKRTQLDYWIDGLVIKVNNFEYQRKLGETAKAPRWAIAFKFPSIKAESKILNIELNVGRTGVITPVAVLEPINLEGSIVKRASLHNFDYIKEKDIRIGDHVYVEKAGGIIPQIVSVIKEKRTGKELEIEIPKSCPICGGKVGKISEEEVAIRCLNPHCPQKLKRHMEIFVSKSAFNISGLGEKIVEKIVDARLINDVADIFYLTPFDLAQISGLGQKSIANILEQIEKAKNTPLYRVIIGLGIPLVGEKTAKILADKFKSIKALSQASYDELTSIEGIGPEVAKNIIEYFKNEKTKEIIRKLENAGVKLEQEEDTKKSSKLAGLTFVITGKFNSFTREEVKEIIEKLGGKVTNTVSSKTDYLLVGEKPGSKYQKALELGVKIINEDEFKKMIID is encoded by the coding sequence ATGGATAAGAAAAAATTTAAAGAGGAAATTGAAAAATTAAGGGAAGAAATAGAATATCACAATTACAGATATTATGTTCTTGCTGATCCCGTAATTAGTGATGAAGAATACGATAAACTTCTTAAAAGACTTATAGAGTTAGAGAAAAAATACCCTGAGTTTTATTCTCCTACGTCGCCAACACAAAAAGTTGGAGGAAAAGTTCTTGACGGATTTAAAAAAGTTATGCATTCGATTCCTATGTTAAGCTTGGATAATACATATAACGAAGAAGAAATAAAGGAATTTGATGAAAGGATAAAAAAATTACTAGGGGTTAATGAAGTTGAATATGTTTGTGAATTAAAAATTGATGGTATTTCTGTAGCTTTAAGATATGAAAATGGCCAATTTGTTACTGCATTAAGTAGAGGAGATGGCATTGAAGGTGAAGATATATCCGAAAATGTAAAAAAAATAAAATCTATTCCACTTAGGTTATTTAAAAATTTGACAATTGAAGTTAGAGGAGAAATTTTCATGCCAGTAAAAGAATTTGAAAAGTATAACAAAATTGCAGAAGAGGAGGGCTTACAACCCTTTGCAAATCCACGAAATGCTACTGCTGGAACTATAAGACAACTAGATTCTTCTATAGTTGCTAAAAGAAATCTTGATTCTTTTATTTATTATGTAGTAAACCCAGAGATTTATGGCTTAAAAACTCAATGGGAAGCTTTAAAATTCTTAAAAGAAATAGGATTTAAAACTAATCCTTATTCAAGGTTATGTCATGATGTTAATTGTGTAATAGATTTTTGGAAAGAAATGACCAAGAAGAGAACACAATTAGATTATTGGATTGATGGACTTGTAATTAAAGTTAATAATTTTGAATATCAAAGGAAATTGGGCGAAACTGCAAAAGCTCCAAGATGGGCTATTGCTTTCAAATTTCCTTCCATTAAAGCTGAATCAAAAATTTTGAATATAGAACTTAATGTTGGAAGAACTGGAGTTATAACACCCGTAGCAGTTTTAGAACCAATTAATTTAGAAGGTTCTATTGTTAAAAGAGCTTCTTTGCATAATTTTGATTACATAAAAGAAAAGGATATAAGAATAGGAGATCACGTGTATGTAGAAAAAGCTGGTGGTATAATTCCTCAAATTGTAAGTGTTATAAAAGAAAAGAGAACGGGAAAAGAACTTGAAATTGAAATTCCAAAATCATGTCCAATTTGTGGTGGGAAAGTTGGTAAAATTTCAGAAGAAGAAGTTGCTATAAGATGTTTAAATCCTCATTGTCCACAAAAATTAAAGCGACATATGGAAATATTTGTTTCTAAATCTGCATTTAATATAAGTGGCTTGGGAGAAAAAATAGTTGAAAAGATAGTAGATGCAAGATTAATAAATGATGTAGCAGATATATTTTATCTTACCCCATTTGATCTTGCACAAATAAGTGGATTAGGTCAAAAATCTATTGCAAATATTTTAGAACAAATTGAGAAGGCTAAAAATACTCCTTTATATAGAGTTATTATTGGTCTTGGAATTCCACTTGTGGGCGAAAAAACTGCCAAGATATTAGCCGATAAGTTTAAAAGTATTAAAGCACTTTCTCAAGCTAGTTATGATGAGTTAACTTCTATTGAAGGAATTGGACCTGAAGTTGCAAAAAATATTATCGAGTACTTTAAAAATGAAAAGACAAAAGAAATAATTAGAAAATTAGAAAATGCAGGTGTAAAACTAGAACAGGAAGAAGACACTAAAAAGTCTTCTAAGTTAGCAGGCTTAACATTTGTAATAACCGGAAAATTTAATTCTTTTACAAGGGAAGAAGTAAAAGAAATTATAGAAAAACTTGGTGGAAAAGTTACTAATACTGTTTCTTCAAAAACGGATTATCTATTAGTTGGTGAAAAACCTGGTTCGAAATATCAAAAAGCATTGGAACTTGGTGTAAAAATTATAAATGAAGATGAATTTAAAAAAATGATTATTGATTAG
- a CDS encoding AAA family ATPase, which yields MKSVEVVSVHLHDYLYFKDVDIYFDKGLNVITGETGAGKSLMLDIFGILLGVTPGRVDNYSVEVVIDIPDDILEYEIYKGENVFSVKRNNSRTTFKINGRVYPKNIVSSILSNYITLHRQNSHMKFLEQNFLISILDEISNNKNLLNEYRKYYELYKELNELIKSESLNKLYEKLEYLESVIKEIEEVNPTVEEEELLNEQYNVATKLQETVEKYNEILNESEVISEKLWNIKKIINDKYEESVNAALDIVETLKLDIQKELSEIEGYDVKEIEEKIWQYNQLKRKYGPTLEDVLLNYENYMKELNEIKKKIELLEDSQKKIEDCLKNMKELSEKISLNRKKAAEKVSEAFLKHCNDLNLNIEIQFNFSKIDYNYNGFDKVELLGRTVKNQPLKPLKVIASGGELSRLMLALELSVVSDGILIFDEVDAGISGETGNKLAEKLKEVSERYQVIVVTHLPQVAVRADKHFVVLKDQKSGLIKELDEEERSIEIKRMVGSDDVLKFID from the coding sequence ATGAAGAGTGTAGAGGTAGTATCTGTACACCTTCACGATTATTTGTATTTTAAAGATGTAGATATTTACTTTGATAAAGGATTAAATGTTATTACCGGTGAAACTGGTGCCGGAAAAAGTTTAATGTTGGATATTTTTGGGATATTGCTTGGAGTTACCCCAGGTAGAGTAGACAACTACAGCGTGGAAGTAGTAATTGATATTCCAGATGATATCTTGGAATATGAAATTTATAAGGGAGAAAATGTATTTTCAGTTAAAAGAAACAATTCAAGAACAACTTTTAAGATAAATGGAAGAGTATATCCAAAGAATATTGTATCTTCAATTTTATCAAATTATATAACTTTACATAGACAAAATTCACACATGAAATTTTTGGAACAAAATTTTTTGATATCTATTTTAGATGAAATTTCAAATAATAAAAACTTATTAAATGAGTATAGAAAATATTATGAATTATATAAAGAATTAAACGAACTTATTAAAAGTGAGAGTCTGAATAAGCTATATGAAAAGTTAGAATATTTAGAGTCAGTTATAAAAGAAATAGAAGAAGTAAACCCAACTGTCGAAGAAGAAGAACTCTTAAATGAACAGTACAACGTTGCTACTAAGCTTCAAGAAACCGTAGAAAAGTATAATGAAATTTTAAACGAAAGTGAAGTTATTTCAGAAAAACTGTGGAACATAAAAAAGATAATTAATGATAAGTATGAAGAATCAGTAAATGCAGCTTTAGATATTGTAGAAACATTAAAATTAGATATTCAAAAAGAACTTTCAGAAATTGAAGGATATGATGTTAAAGAAATAGAAGAAAAGATCTGGCAATATAACCAACTAAAGAGAAAATACGGTCCCACTCTAGAAGATGTTTTATTAAATTATGAAAATTATATGAAAGAATTAAATGAAATTAAAAAGAAAATAGAATTATTAGAAGATTCTCAAAAAAAGATAGAAGATTGTTTAAAAAACATGAAAGAACTTTCAGAAAAAATTTCGTTAAATAGAAAAAAAGCCGCTGAAAAAGTAAGTGAAGCATTCTTAAAGCACTGCAATGATTTAAATCTAAATATAGAAATTCAATTCAATTTTTCAAAAATTGATTATAATTACAATGGATTTGACAAAGTTGAATTATTAGGAAGAACTGTAAAAAATCAACCTCTAAAACCGTTGAAAGTTATAGCCTCTGGCGGTGAACTTTCAAGGTTAATGCTAGCTCTGGAACTTTCAGTAGTATCAGATGGTATCCTAATTTTTGATGAAGTAGATGCAGGAATCAGTGGTGAAACTGGTAATAAACTAGCTGAAAAGCTTAAAGAAGTGTCTGAAAGATATCAAGTAATCGTAGTCACACACCTTCCACAAGTTGCAGTAAGAGCCGACAAACATTTCGTAGTTTTAAAAGATCAAAAATCTGGATTAATAAAAGAACTAGATGAAGAAGAACGTTCAATTGAAATCAAAAGAATGGTAGGTTCCGATGATGTACTTAAGTTTATAGATTAA
- a CDS encoding zinc metallopeptidase, translating into MFFFDPTFIILIPGLLLAFIAQAYVQERFSRYSKIPSSLNMTGAQLAKYMLESAGLYNVKIEKIPGHLTDHYDPRTKVVRLSDATYNSNSIAALGVVAHEIGHAIQHARHYVPLVIRTGIAPVVSFASNLSWILFIAGFIFMNIALIRIGVLLFSLAVIFSLITLPVEFDASNRAVKILRTNLMMPPSELEGVKKVLGAAAMTYVAGTLMAFLQLLRMLLIAGFLGGNRD; encoded by the coding sequence ATGTTCTTTTTTGATCCAACATTCATTATACTTATACCGGGGTTATTACTAGCTTTCATAGCACAAGCCTACGTTCAAGAAAGGTTTTCAAGATATTCGAAAATTCCATCATCATTAAATATGACGGGAGCTCAATTAGCAAAGTACATGCTTGAATCAGCTGGATTATACAACGTAAAAATTGAGAAAATTCCAGGGCATTTGACAGACCATTATGATCCAAGAACAAAGGTTGTCAGATTATCTGATGCAACATATAATTCAAATTCTATTGCTGCTCTTGGAGTAGTAGCCCACGAAATTGGACATGCTATTCAACATGCTAGACATTATGTGCCTTTGGTAATCCGTACTGGAATTGCTCCAGTTGTATCTTTTGCGTCTAATTTATCTTGGATATTATTTATTGCAGGTTTTATATTTATGAACATTGCTTTGATTAGGATCGGTGTGTTATTATTTTCTCTTGCTGTGATATTTTCCTTAATAACACTTCCGGTTGAATTTGATGCAAGTAATCGTGCAGTAAAAATTCTACGTACAAATCTTATGATGCCACCAAGTGAACTTGAAGGTGTTAAAAAAGTTTTAGGGGCTGCTGCAATGACATATGTTGCTGGAACATTGATGGCATTTTTGCAATTACTTAGGATGCTTTTAATAGCAGGCTTTTTGGGAGGAAATAGAGATTGA
- a CDS encoding 16S rRNA (cytosine(967)-C(5))-methyltransferase, which produces MNDLIIAYRLLRKKFRRGIFSSEFYQAFSYVEEKAFFKNLIFGVLRKQEYLDWIIDSYLKKRDIPPSIRTILRIGAYQLIFTNKPSYSVVNNCVELVEKKSFRGLVNAVLRKIAKIGYIEPKELHLKYSHPKWLIEYWKTFLPNDYLLEMLEYNQKPLKTTARVNMRKINRKDLVLENITFAPHSPVGIIFERLETNPWELEEYKNGYIIFQSESSQIIPLLVNYESKENVLDACAAPGGKATHILEISDVNLYVNDYEKSKISILEEQFERLGLSPKRIMCEDASNLKLDNLFDKIFVDAPCTSLGTGRRNPEVLRRQSKNNILELSKLQKKIVSNLWKYLNKFGLLIYSTCTVTYEENTQVVKEFSRYAEFVDIREKLEKFNIKYIWDGYGALFYPDETLTPFYVSILRKVKE; this is translated from the coding sequence TTGAATGATCTAATAATCGCGTATCGGCTTTTGAGGAAAAAATTTAGAAGGGGAATATTTTCATCAGAATTCTATCAGGCTTTCTCCTATGTGGAGGAGAAAGCTTTTTTTAAGAATTTAATTTTTGGAGTTTTGAGAAAACAAGAATATCTTGACTGGATAATTGATTCATACTTAAAAAAGCGTGATATTCCACCTTCTATAAGAACCATTTTAAGGATTGGAGCATATCAACTCATCTTTACCAACAAGCCCTCTTATTCTGTAGTTAATAACTGTGTGGAATTGGTTGAGAAAAAATCGTTTAGAGGATTGGTAAATGCTGTTTTGAGAAAAATTGCAAAAATTGGGTATATTGAACCTAAAGAATTACATCTTAAATATTCACATCCAAAATGGTTGATTGAATACTGGAAAACATTTCTTCCAAATGATTATCTTTTAGAAATGTTAGAATACAATCAAAAACCATTAAAAACTACAGCAAGGGTAAATATGAGAAAAATAAATAGGAAGGATTTAGTATTAGAAAATATAACATTTGCTCCTCATTCACCTGTAGGTATTATTTTTGAAAGATTGGAAACTAATCCTTGGGAATTAGAAGAATATAAAAATGGATACATAATATTTCAAAGTGAATCTTCGCAAATTATTCCTTTATTGGTTAATTATGAAAGTAAAGAAAATGTTCTTGATGCTTGTGCTGCACCTGGTGGAAAAGCAACGCATATTTTAGAAATTAGCGATGTTAATTTATACGTAAATGATTATGAAAAGTCTAAAATTAGTATTCTTGAGGAGCAATTTGAAAGATTAGGACTTTCTCCTAAAAGAATAATGTGCGAAGATGCTTCGAATTTAAAGTTAGATAATTTATTCGACAAAATTTTTGTTGATGCCCCGTGTACAAGTCTTGGAACAGGTAGAAGAAATCCGGAAGTATTGAGACGTCAATCTAAAAATAATATTTTGGAACTTTCAAAATTACAAAAAAAGATTGTTTCAAACCTTTGGAAGTATCTAAATAAATTTGGCCTTTTGATATATTCAACTTGTACTGTTACTTACGAAGAAAACACACAAGTAGTTAAAGAATTTTCACGTTATGCAGAATTTGTTGATATAAGAGAAAAATTAGAAAAATTTAATATAAAATATATTTGGGATGGGTACGGTGCATTATTTTATCCTGACGAAACATTAACACCATTCTATGTTTCAATCTTAAGAAAGGTAAAGGAGTGA